One genomic segment of Triplophysa rosa linkage group LG22, Trosa_1v2, whole genome shotgun sequence includes these proteins:
- the nipblb gene encoding nipped-B-like protein B isoform X3, with product MNGDMPHVPITTLAGIASLTDLLNQLPLPSPLPATTTKSLLYNGRIAEEVNCLLSHRDDALVSQLAHSLNQVSTEHIELKDNLGSDDPEGDVPLLLQTVLSRNPNIFREKSLMQQPMIPSYKMPQNSMHGSPASNYQQTTISPSPPSRFVQSQTGSGTRYMPQQNSPVPSPYAPQSPTGYIQYNHPPSYSQHQQIQQVSVSSPVVPSGMRNIHDNKVSAQVSGTSNHNSRHCSTDEYIIVQRLGNDESDPALRNTSFPIRSVCSPAGSEGTPKVGSRPPLILQSPPPYTSPRDAAPDLLLDSPERKKKQKKLIKEEGGKGAMYDIVSSPTKDSTKLTIKLSRVKSAETEQTAVPLTAVEHSSDAENELSCGNVPFQRNSQERLAVGQCLPAEQSGYQQVPVLQNTGALAAKQPGVGSGTPYDEAELDALAEIERIERESAIERERCSKEVQDKDKPLKKRKQDSYPQEPGAGGTAGASGTPGVGGGCNAGNKLVPQEACAASNGASRPALMVSIDLQQAGRVEGPLDSCPVPATEAQRLPEDGSESTGVLRLKSKTDGEVQRPVDGRPEVIKTPQKTTSEGRPETPKHKHDNRREISNKTSSEKRLDLSKHRHDGKPDKVRTEGRSHESSRKHDGRLEATQESKEERHRDRDRDNEGSKIRRPDTSKSSSRVEHSREKERERDRDKEQEKEREMDREKEREMDRDKEQVKEQEMDRDKERVKDRDRERVMDRDKERVKDRDKERVMDRDKERVMDRDKERVKDRDKERVKDRDKERVKDRDKERERERDKDRERNRDKERDRDKDRERKHKNIESTEHRDKRSPEQRSRPDSPRVKQEPRRGAESKIKSEKPVLKTPNNKDEKRGGDIKNRMDGHKPPSSETKMVEFPNYLLGGKSSALKNFVIPKLKRDKDGKVMSDVQRSIECFPEPRVKLEKLNLVEDLNRGAKPVVVLKKLSIDEVQRIITNSRRANKSKAYSKSFSEMDSSLPLCERVKVNKRRRSANNDKPKYAEVSSNEDSGSEEFTPKRSKRDRDRTWENEEKDRRGSGDHKRSGGLHDSRRSSGNRHRDRSPEDSDEDTPPPSLSDLARKLKKKEKLKKRKNYEPKLTQDEMMDSSTFKRFSTSVDNILENLEDVDLTSLDDDEIPQELLLGKHQLSELSSESAKIKAMGIMHKIPSDKLVKVQSILEKNIQDGAKLSTLMNHGNDRDDEERLWRDLIMERVTKSADACLTALNIMNSVRMPKAVYIEDVIERILQYTKFHLQNTLYPQYDPVYRVDPHGGGMLSSKAKRAKCSTHKQRVTVMLYNKVCDVISNISELLEIQLMTDTTILQVSSLGITPFFVENVSELQLCAIKLVTAVFSRYEKHRQLILEEIFTSLARLPTSKRNLRNFRLNSSDMDGEPMYIQMVTALVLQLIQCVVHLPNEKDSDDESDRKFDKDVLITNFYETAMRTAQNFLSVFLKKCGSKQGEDDYRPLFVNFVQDLLSTVNKPDWPAAELLLSLLGRLLVHQFSNKQTEMALRVASLDYLGTVAARLRKDAVTSKMDQRSIDRILGESSGSDEIQQLQKALLSYLEENMETDPSLVFARKFYIAQWFRDTSMETEKAMKSQRDDDSSDGQHHAKDIESTSEIMQKAEGRKKFLRSVVKTAPSKFSSLRNSDTVDYEDSCLIVRYLASMRPFAQSFDIYLTQILRVLGESAIAVRTKAMKCLSEVVAVDPSILARLDMQRGVHGRLMDNSTSVREAAVELLGRFVLSRPQLTEQYYDMLIERILDTGISVRKRVIKILRDICLEQPTFNKITEMCVKMIRRVNDEEGIKKLVNETFQKLWFTPTPNHDKEAMTRKILNITDVVAACRDSGYDWFEQLLQNLLKTEEDASYKPARKACVQLVDSLVEHIIKYEESLADGDNKGLASNRLVACITTLYLFSKIRPQLMVKHAMTMQPYLTTKCNTQSDFMVICNVAKILELVVPLMDHPSETFLTTIEEDLMKLIIKYGMTVVQHCVSCLGAVVNKVTHNFKFVWACFNRYYGALNKLKLQHQEDPNSSVLVSNKPALLRSLFTVGALCRHFDFDQEEFKGSNKVVIKDKVMELLLYFTKNEDEEVQTKAIIGLGFLFIQHPELMFSPDIKNLYNTLMADRKTSVNLKIQVLKNLQMYLQEEDSRMQEADREWKKMAKQEDLKEMGDISSGMSSSIMQLYLKQVLECFFHTQSSVRHFALNVIALTLNQGLVHPVQCVPYLIAMGTDSEPTMRNKADLQLVEIDKKYNGFIHMKAVAGLKMSYQVQQAILGSQKTVVRGFRQDETSGALCSHLYTMVRGNRQHRRAFLISLLNLFDDSSKSDVNMLLFVADNLATFPYQSQEEPLFIMHHVDITLSVSGSNLMQTFKESLLKEPRQREKKKKKKKKKKRGKRCGSEEDEDESSRASTSDSDSSDDDVIRRPKKPKLAGPVDSDFDSDLEDVDKVMQRLPDNPNPLLDFASASQGILLLLMLKQHLKNLYGFSDSKIQKYSPTESAKVYDKAVNRKANVHFNPRQTLDYLTNNLSNADLTYDAKRRIVRQYLDFKVLMEHLDPDEEEEEGEASASSHARTKAITALLGGSSPKNHAADSYDDDSDADEKTPGSSRRSRKGGDSAEASGHMNKTVEAMDVIAIYCPKYKDRPQIARVIQKTSTGYSVHWMAGSYSGTWAKAKKRDGRKQVPWVDTIKESDIIYKKIALTSAHKLTNKMVHTLRSLYAAKEGTSS from the exons TGTCTGTATCCAGTCCTGTAGTTCCTAGTGGAATGAGAAACATTCATGACAACAAGGTCTCTGCGCAAGTGTCCGGTACCTCCAATCATAACTCAAGGCATTGCTCCACTGATGAGTACATCATCGTCCAGAGGCTTGGAAATGAT GAGAGTGACCCAGCTTTGAGAAACACATCCTTTCCTATTCGTTCTGTCTGCTCTCCTGCTGGAAGTGAAGGAACTCCGAAAG TCGGTTCTCGGCCGCCCCTGATTCTTCAGTCTCCTCCACCCTACACCTCCCCAAGAGATGCTGCTCCCGACCTCCTCTTGGACTCCCCCGAACGtaaaaagaagcaaaaaaaaCTCATAAAAGAGGAGGGAGGTAAAGGTGCCATGTATGATATTGTCAGCTCCCCCACAAAAGACTCAACCAAGCTTACGATAAAGTTGTCTCGTGTGAAGTCTGCCGAAACGGAGCAGACAGCAGTGCCGTTGACAGCCGTAGAGCACAGCTCGGATGCCGAAAACGAGCTGTCGTGCGGTAACGTACCGTTCCAGCGGAACTCGCAGGAGCGGCTGGCTGTGGGCCAGTGTCTCCCGGCGGAGCAGTCGGGCTACCAGCAGGTTCCTGTACTACAAAACACGGGGGCACTTGCAGCCAAGCAACCCGGGGTAGGTAGTGGAACCCCCTACGACGAGGCAGAGTTGGATGCTCTGGCAGAGATAGAAAGGATCGAGAGGGAATCCGCTATCGAACGAGAACGGTGTTCCAAAGAAGTTCAAGATAAAG ACAAACCTCTGAAGAAGAGAAAACAAGACTCATACCCTCAGGAACCAGGGGCTGGGGGCACCGCAGGCGCTTCAGGCACACCTGGGGTGGGAGGTGGTTGTAATGCTGGAAACAAACTGGTACCTCAAGAGGCTTGTGCTGCTAGCAATGGAGCCAGCCGGCCTGCCCTGATGGTCAGTATCGACCTGCAGCAAGCCGGCAGGGTGGAAGGGCCGCTAGACTCCTGTCCCGTTCCTGCAACAGAGGCTCAACGTCTGCCGGAGGACGGCTCGGAATCCACCGGGGTCTTGCGGCTCAAATCCAAGACAGATGGAGAGGTGCAGCGGCCGGTAGATGGCCGACCCGAGGTCATCAAAACACCACAGAAAACCACGTCAGAAGGGCGGCCGGAGACTCCCAAACACAAGCACGACAACCGCAGGGAGATCTCCAACAAAACAAGTTCGGAAAAGAGATTGGATCTTTCCAAGCACAGACATGACGGGAAGCCTGACAAAGTAAGAACTGAGGGAAGAAGTCACGAAAGCTCACGCAAACACGATGGGCGATTGGAGGCGACTCAAGAGAGTAAAGAGGAGCGGCACAGAGATCGGGACAGGGACAATGAAGGCTCTAAAATTCGCAGACCAGACACGTCTAAATCATCCAGCCGGGTGGAGCACAGTCGAGAGAAGGAACGGGAGAGGGATCGGGACAAAGAGCAGGAGAAGGAACGGGAGATGGATCGGGAGAAGGAACGGGAGATGGATCGGGACAAGGAACAGGTGAAGGAACAGGAGATGGATCGGGATAAGGAACGGGTGAAGGATCGGGACAGGGAACGGGTGATGGATCGGGACAAGGAACGGGTGAAAGATCGTGACAAGGAACGGGTGATGGATCGGGACAAGGAACGGGTGATGGATCGGGACAAGGAACGAGTGAAAGATCGGGACAAGGAACGAGTGAAAGATCGGGACAAGGAACGGGTGAAGGATCGGGACAAGGAacgagagagggaaagagacaAAGACCGAGAGAGGAATCGGGACAAAGAACGAGACAGGGACAAGGATCGAGAaaggaaacacaaaaacatagaATCAACAGAGCACAGGGACAAACGGTCTCCTGAGCAGCGCTCGCGACCCGACAGTCCTCGAGTGAAGCAGGAACCCCGCAGAGGAGCAGAATCCAAAATAAAATCTGAGAAGCCAGTTCTCAAAACTCCCAACAACAAAGACGAGAAGCGTGGCGGCGACATCAAGAACCGGATGGACGGACACAAACCACCGTCCTCAGAAACCAAAATGGTGGAATTTCCCAACTACCTGCTGGGAGGCAAATCAAGTGCATTAaagaactttgtcattcctAAATTGAAACGAGACAAAGATGGGAAAGTGATGTCGGATGTGCAGCGGTCCATAGAGTGTTTTCCAGAGCCACGTGTGAAACTGGAGAAACTGAACCTAGTAGAAGACCTAAATAGGGGCGCTAAACCTGTTGTAGTTCTAAAGAAACTTTCCATCGATGAGGTCCAGAGGATTATCACTAATTCACGCAGAGCAAACAAGAGCAAGGCTTACAGTAAATCATTCTCAG AAATGGACTCCAGTTTGCCATTGTGTGAAAGAGTAAAGGTGAATAAACGCAGACGCAGCGCCAACAACGACAAGCCTAAGTATGCGGAGGTCAGCTCAAATGAAGACAGCGGTTCTGAAGAGT TCACCCCAAAGCGTTCAAAAAGAGACAGGGACAGAACGTGGGAGAATGAAGAAAAGGACCGAAGGGGTTCTGGAGATCACAAGCGGAGCGGAGGTCTCCACGACAGTCGGAGAAGCTCAGGCAATCGACACAGAGACCGGAGCCCAGAGGACTCTGACGAGGACACGCCCCCACCCAGCTTAAGTGACC TTGCCAGGAAGTTgaagaaaaaggaaaaactgaaaaagagaaaaaactaCGAGCCCAAACTGACTCAGGACG AAATGATGGACTCATCCACATTCAAGAGGTTTTCCACCAGTGTTGACAATATTCTTGAAAACCTTGAAGATGTTGACTTGACATCATTAG ATGATGATGAGATCCCTCAGGAGTTACTGCTCGGAAAACACCAGCTCTCAGAATTAAGTAGCGAATCTGCCAAAATAAAGGCCATGGGCATCATGCATAAG attcCATCTGATAAGTTAGTGAAGGTCCAAAGTATTTTAGAGAAAAACATTCAGGATGGTGCAAAGCTCTCCACCCTCATGAATCAC GGCAACGACAGGGATGATGAGGAACGACTGTGGCGTGACCTCATCATGGAACGAGTCACCAAATCTGCTGACGCTTGTCTGACGGCTCTTAACATCATGAACTCAGTGCGGATGCCGAAGGCCGTGTACATCGAGGATGTTATCGAGAGGATTTTACAGTACACAAAGTTCCATCTGCAGAACACGTTGTATCCGCAGTACGACCCCGTCTACAGGGTGGACCCTCATGGAG GAGGAATGCTCAGCTCGAAAGCCAAGCGAGCGAAGTGCTCAACGCACAAGCAGAGAGTTACCGTCATGCTTTAcaataaagtatgtgacgttaTCAGCAACATTTCTGAACTGCTGGAGATTCAGTTGATGACGGACACGACCATCCTTCAG GTATCATCGCTGGGCATCACACCTTTTTTTGTTGAGAACGTGAGCGAGCTGCAGCTTTGTGCCATTAAGCTGGTGACGGCT GTGTTCTCTAGATATGAAAAACACAGGCAGCTGATCCTAGAAGAGATCTTCACCTCTCTCGCCCGACTGCCAACCAGCAAGAGAAACTTAAGAAACTTCAG ACTGAACAGCAGTGATATGGATGGGGAGCCCATGTACATTCAGAtggtgacagccctagttctaCAGCTCATTCAGTGTGTGGTCCATCTGCCTAATGAGAAAGATTCAGATGATGAAAGTGACAGGAAG TTTGATAAGGATGTACTAATCACAAACTTCTATGAGACCGCAATGAGAACAGCACAAAACTTCCTCTCCGTTTTTCTCAAAAA gtgcGGTAGTAAGCAGGGCGAAGATGACTACAGGCCGCTGTTTGTAAACTTTGTTCAGGATCTTCTGTCCACAGTGAATAAACCCGATTGGCCCGCTGCAGAGCTGCTACTGAGCCTTCTGGGAAGGCTACTG GTTCACCAGTTTAGTAATAAGCAAACCGAGATGGCTTTGAGGGTGGCTTCTTTGGATTATCTGGGCACCGTGGCCGCACGTCTTCGTAAAGATGCAGTGACCAGCAAAATGGACCAGCGCTCCATCGACCGCATCCTAGGAGAG AGTTCTGGCAGCGATGAGATTCAGCAGCTACAGAAGGCTCTGTTGAGTTACCTGGAGGAGAACATGGAGACCGATCCATCTCTTGTG TTTGCTCGCAAGTTCTACATCGCACAGTGGTTCAGGGACACCAGCATGGAAACGGAGAAAGCTATGAAATCTCAAAGAGACGATGACTCGTCCGACGGGCAGCATCATGCCAAAGACATCGAGTCTACTAGTGAGATCATGCAGAAAGCCGAAGGGCGCAAGAAGTTCCTCCGGTCTGTTGTCAAGACCGCACCATCAAAGTTTAGCTCACTGAG AAACTCGGATACTGTGGACTATGAGGACTCGTGTCTTATCGTGCGATATCTGGCCTCTATGAGGCCCTTTGCACAGAGCTTTGATATTTATCTCACACAG ATCTTGAGAGTCCTCGGTGAAAGTGCCATCGCAGTGAGAACAAAAGCGATGAAATGTCTTTCTGAAGTCGTTGCGGTGGACCCCAGCATTCTGGCCCGG TTGGACATGCAGCGAGGAGTTCACGGGCGATTGATGGATAACTCCACCAGTGTGAGAGAGGCAGCAGTGGAGCTGTTGGGCCGGTTTGTACTGAGCCGACCGCAGCTAACCGAACAGTATTATGACATGTTGATCGAGCGGATCCTG GACACAGGCATCAGTGTGAGGAAGAGGGTTATTAAAATTCTGCGAGACATCTGTCTGGAGCAGCCCACCTTCAACAAGATCACTGAAATGTGTGTCAAGATGATCAGAAGAGTCAATGATGAGGAAGGCATCAAG AAATTGGTGAACGAGACGTTTCAGAAGCTGTGGTTTACCCCCACGCCTAATCACGATAAAGAGGCCATGACTCGCAAGATTCTCAACATCACAGATGTG GTTGCTGCATGCAGAGATTCGGGTTATGACTGGTTCGAGCAGCTGCTGCAGAAT CTGCTGAAGACAGAAGAGGATGCTTCCTACAAACCGGCCAGGAAGGCTTGTGTTCAGCTGGTGGACAGTCTGGTGGAGCATATCATCAAATACGAGGAATCTCTCGCTG ACGGTGACAATAAGGGGCTGGCATCGAATCGCCTGGTGGCGTGTATCACCACACTGTATCTTTTCAGCAAAATCCGACCTCAGCTGATGGTGAAACACGCCATGACTATGCAACCCTACCTCACCACGAAGTGTAAT ACTCAAAGTGATTTCATGGTGATCTGCAATGTGGCAAAAATCCTGGAGCTTGTGGTTCCTTTGATGGATCATCCGAGCGAAACCTTCCTCACCACCATCGAAGAAGATCTGATGAAGCTCATCATCAAATACGGCATGACG GTTGTGCAGCACTGCGTCAGTTGTCTCGGCGCTGTTGTCAATAAGGTCACCCATAACTTTAAGTTTGTCTGGGCTTGTTTTAATCGATACtatg GAGCGCTGAACAAGCTGAAGTTACAGCATCAGGAAGATCCAAACAGCAGCGTTCTGGTATCAAATAAACCAGCGCTGTTgcgttcactgtttactgtggGAGCTCTGTGCAGACACTTTGACTTTGACCAAGAAGAGTTTAAAGGCAGTAATAAG GTGGTCATAAAAGACAAAGTGATGGAGCTGCTACTGTATTTCACTAAGAATGAGGACGAGGAGGTGCAGACTAAGGCCATCATAGGTTTAG GGTTCCTGTTCATCCAGCACCCAGAGTTGATGTTTTCACCAGATATTAAAAACCTTTACAACACTCTCATGGCTGACAGGAAGACATCTGTGAACCTGAAGATCCAGGTGCTGAAAAACCTGCAGATGTACCTGCAGGAGGAGGACTCGCGCATGCAAGAGGCCGATAGGGAGT GGAAGAAAATGGCCAAGCAGGAGGACCTGAAGGAGATGGGCGACATCTCGTCTGGCATGAGCAGTTCCATCATGCAACTCTACCTCAAGCAGGTGTTGGAGTGTTTCTTCCACACGCAGTCCAGCGTACGGCACTTCGCCCTAAACGTCATCGCCCTGACTCTCAACCAGGGCCTCGTTCACCCCGTACAG TGTGTTCCATATCTTATCGCCATGGGAACGGATTCCGAACCCACAATGAGGAATAAAGCTGATCTACAGCTCGTGGAGATTGATAAGAAATACAACGGATTCATTCAC ATGAAGGCTGTGGCGGGGTTGAAAATGTCCTATCAGGTACAACAAGCCATCTTGGGTTCTCAGAAGACGGTGGTCAGGGGCTTCCGACAGGATGAGACGAGCGGGGCACTGTGTTCTCATCTCTACACCATGGTGCGAGGCAACAGACAACACCGCAGGGCTTTCCTCATCTCACTGCTTAACCTGTTTGACGACAGTTCG AAGTCAGACGTGAACATGCTTTTGTTTGTTGCGGACAATCTGGCCACCTTCCCTTATCAGAGTCAGGAGGAGCCGCTGTTTATCATGCATCATGTAGACATCACACTGTCTGTGTCCGGCAGCAACCTGATGCAGACTTTTAAAGAG TCTTTGCTGAAAGAGCCAAGACAACgagaaaagaagaagaagaagaagaagaaaaagaagagaggGAAAAGATGCGGCTCtgaggaagatgaagatgaGAGCAGCAGGGCAAGCACTAGTGACAGTGACAGtagtgatgatgatgtcatccgtCGGCCCAAGAAACCCAAGCTGGCTGGGCCGGTGGACTCGGACTTCGATTCGGACCTCGAGGATGTCGACAAAGTGATGCAGCGTCTCCCTGACAACCCAAATCCCCTGCTGGATTTCGCGAGCGCGTCTCAGGGCATCCTGCTTCTTCTGATGCTCAAGCAGCACCTTAAGAACCTCTACGGCTTCTCTGATAG TAAAATTCAGAAGTACTCGCCTACGGAATCTGCGAAAGTGTACGACAAGGCTGTAAACCGGAAGGCCAATGTGCATTTCAACCCACGGCAGACACTGGATTACCTGACCAACAACTTGTCCAATGCAGATCTCACGTACGACGCCAAGAGGAGGATCGTCAGACAGTATTTAGAT TTTAAGGTACTGATGGAGCACTTGGACCCagacgaagaagaagaagagggagAAGCTTCAGCCAGCAGCCACGCAAGAACTAAAGCCATCACTGCTCTGCTAGGAGGATCCAGTCCCAAGAATCACGCTGCTGATTCGTACGACGACGACAGTGATGCGGATGAAAAGACCCCAGGG TCATCACGGCGTTCAAGGAAAGGTGGAGATTCGGCGGAAGCATCAggtcacatgaacaaaaccgtTGAAGCCATGGACGTCATCGCTATCTACTGTCCTAAATATAAGGACCGGCCACAGATAGCGCGCGTCATTCAGAAGACGAGCACAGGCTACAGCGTTCACTGGATGGCCGGCTCCTACTCGGGCACCTGGGCAAAAGCCAAGAAACGCGACGGACGAAAACAGGTGCCTTGGGTGGACACTATAAAGGAGTCCGACATTATCTACAAGAAAATTGCCTTGACAAGCGCGCACAAACTGACCAATAAAATGGTGCATACTTTACGTTCACTGTACGCAGCCAAGGAAGGAACTTCCAGCTAA